The Coffea eugenioides isolate CCC68of chromosome 8, Ceug_1.0, whole genome shotgun sequence genome has a segment encoding these proteins:
- the LOC113780522 gene encoding protein FAR1-RELATED SEQUENCE 5-like, with product MGTECRMECELGTECPMEQDQFDHDAAHGSMPEDSTNEQIEPGKEVNLYVGMEFESLGDAFKCYSNYAHNKGFSVRRNRITKSRSDKSIIGQEFVCSKEGFRSKKDSKADMPRDKTRQGCKALVYVSQKEKGKWIIARLVLEHNHVLASPYSKKFLRSKRKKSVAQKNLIDMLDQSGVRPSKIVSVLATQVGGIGNLNVTDHDVCNYLSTKRHKELEKGDAQLMLQYFQKRQSENPGFFYAIQVDIEGRLANCFWADAKSRSLYKHFGDVVTFDPTYLTNKYKMPFVPLTGVNHHYQSILFGGALLWDETEESFVWLLQTWLEAMLGCPPKIVITDQDIAITNVVARVLPHSTHHFCMWHIEKKFPETLSHIYHQNNDFKYHFSKCIHDTITPEEFEMAWTELIEKYKLQNNTWIQKVYSIRERWVPAFVRASFCAGMSTTQRSESMNKFFKDYLNSSTAMSKFVTQYDRAIEARYDKEKEKKFKTKNTKPILKTLYPMEAEAAKVYTRKIFRMFQDELLESQKYVSEKITMKDGVYKYRVHERQKEFPSYIVILNIVEQKVECSCHKFEFVGILCKHALMVFIKKQIHSLPMHYLLDRWTMSAICGRDEGDFSEKLHQAEPLRNSSMWFNDIMVRSLGISEKASRSAKHHRVALQGLQALSDKLDDLPYENEQDSSLSISQVD from the exons ATGGGTACTGAATGTCGTATGGAATGTGAACTTGGTACTGAATGTCCTATGGAACAAGATCAATTTGACCATGACGCTGCACATGGATCTATGCCTGAAGATTCTACTAATGAACAGATTGAACCTGGAAAAGAGGTGAACTTATATGTTGGAATGGAATTTGAATCATTGGGTGATGCCTTTAAGTGTTACTCTAACTATGCACACAATAAAGGTTTTAGTGTGCGAAGAAATCGTATCACGAAATCAAGGAGCGATAAATCGATAATTGGACAAGAATTTGTTTGTTCCAAAGAAGGATTTCGCTCCAAAAAAGATTCTAAAGCTGATATGCCACGGGATAAAACAAGACAAGGATGCAAAGCATTGGTGTATGTATCCCAAAAGGAAAAGGGTAAGTGGATTATTGCTAGACTTGTTTTAGAACATAATCATGTACTTGCCTCTCCTTATAGCAAAAAATTTTTAcgttcaaaaaggaaaaaaagtgtGGCCCAAAAGAATTTGATTGATATGCTAGACCAATCTGGTGTTCGCCCAAGCAAGATTGTCTCTGTTTTAGCAACTCAAGTTGGGGGAATTGGAAACTTGAATGTCACTGATCATGATGTTTGTAACTATTTGAGTACAAAAAGACACAAGGAACTAGAAAAAGGAGATGCACAGTTAATGCTGCAATATTTTCAGAAGCGACAATCTGAGAATCCTGGTTTCTTTTATGCCATTCAAGTAGATATAGAGGGTCGCCTTGCTAATTGTTTTTGGGCTGATGCTAAGTCAAGGTCATTATATAAACACTTTGGTGATGTGGTTACATTTGACCCTACATACCTGACAAATAAATATAAGATGCCTTTTGTTCCATTAACTGGAGTTAATCATCATTACCAGTCAATTTTGTTTGGAGGTGCTCTGCTTTGGGATGAAACCGAAGAATCGTTTGTTTGGTTGTTGCAAACTTGGTTAGAAGCAATGCTTGGGTGCCCTCCTAAAATTGTCATTACAGACCAAGACATTGCGATAACAAATGTTGTTGCTAGAGTTTTACCTCATAGTACACATCATTTTTGTATGTGGCATATTGAGAAAAAATTTCCAGAGACACTTagccatatttatcaccaaaacaATGATTTCAAGTATCATTTCTCAAAATGCATTCATGACACTATCACTCCAGAAGAGTTTGAAATGGCTTGGACTGAGTTAATTGAGAAGTACAAGTTGCAAAATAATACATGGATACAAAAGGTATATTCAATTCGTGAAAGATGGGTTCCTGCTTTTGTGCGTGCTAGTTTTTGCGCAG GTATGTCAACTACCCAAAGAAGTGAGAGTATGAATAAGTTTTTCAAAGACTATCTGAATTCTAGCACAGCTATGAGTAAATTTGTGACTCAATATGATAGGGCTATTGAGGCAAGGTatgataaagaaaaagaaaaaaaatttaagacaaaGAATACGAAACCAATTTTGAAAACTCTGTACCCTATGGAGGCTGAAGCAGCCAAAGTGTATACACGAAAAATTTTCAGAATGTTTCAAGATGAATTACTGGAATCCCAGAAATATGTTTCTGAGAAAATAACTATGAAAGATGGAGTTTACAAATATAGGGTACATGAGCGTCAAAAGGAATTTCCCTCATATATTGTAATTCTAAATATTGTTGAACAAAAAGTTGAGTGCTCTTGTCACAAGTTTGAATTTGTGGGGATTCTTTGTAAACATGCGCTGATGGTGTTTATAAAGAAACAAATTCATTCACTTCCAATGCATTATTTGTTGGATCGTTGGACAATGAGTGCTATTTGTGGACGAGATGAGGGGGATTTTTCTGAAAAACTTCACCAAGCTGAGCCGCTAAGAAATTCAAGCATGTGGTTTAATGATATAATGGTTCGTTCACTTGGCATTTCAGAGAAAGCTTCAAGATCTGCAAAACACCACAG AGTTGCACTTCAAGGGTTGCAAGCATTATCTGACAAACTTGATGATTTGCCCTACGAGAATGAGCAAGACAGTAGTTTATCTATTTCTCAAGTTGACTGA